CCACCTGTTCCAAGGTAAAAGAAAATTCTAGGGcatcttttctcaaccttttaacaccTGAAGAAACCTTAAAATTTTTTTCTTGGGGAACCTCTACTAAACCAATTTATTTGGGGGTTAGAGGTCTAAAATCCTATCCTGTAGGTTCAATTggagaaaaatgccccttacagtggtggctataataccacctttatagataTTAAagaacatcattagagtcatgcagttggctTTATCAAGTGTTGTTGAATAATGGTCAGCCACAATttgaggaacccttagcaatctctggataAACCCTGTGGTCCCTCTTCTTAGCTCTTCAGTGGATACCTAACTAGCAATTTGATGATTGGCATTCATTATATTGTTCTGGGCCCATTATGGTCACTAGATTGGACTGACTGGCTCCTGAGTACTGTTAATAAGAAAAAATCAGCAATTGTATTGCCTGGATGTCTGCATGCAGAGATATCTGTCCTGCAGACAATCCAGGCAGTCATGCCTCGGGAATACTTCTTCACATACTGAACAAATCTGCATGCACAGTTCTTCATGTTTGTTAATAAATTCCCTAACTGCAGCATTGTATCGCTGTATGTGCTCCGTGTGTACCTGGTCCTCTTCCCCTCCTCCCTGTTCGTTGTAGTTGAACACATTGTCCCGCACATCATCCTCAGACTCGGACAGTAAACCTTTGTTGGCGGCACTTCTGGAGGTGCAGCGGTACATGAGAAGCAGCAGGATCAGCACtgcaaatacataaaagaaaagtttagtgATGAACAAAATGCCGCCTTCTACAAGGAAAACATTTCACACGACACACACTGCACCCTAAATTTCTTCATATTGGAGGAAGGGTAAAAATTCGGCTTATACTGTTACATAAAAGCCCTTTCACCAGATTTGTATTTTGCAATTCTTATAGTAGAACAGTATTTTGCTTCCCACATCCAACTTCTTGTCCACTAATCCCATAGAAGACATATTTGTCCTCTGCCCCTTCTCTGACTGATATCACTACCACCATAATAGGCTGTGATaagctgtatatttatatatgtaaaccttaacaataaactagtttttatatattattttggaaCAGGAAAAGTTACCCTTCCCAGGCTGATGTTCTGATAAATGTCACACTCATAGGACAAGTTTGGTTTTAATGTAGAACTAAAGGCAAGATCAAAATTATCATCTCAAAATATCATCACTATCATCATCCGTAGTATCTGCCTCTGTTtgacctggtgatcctgccaatagAATTGCTATTTTTCAGCTGCCTTTAACAGGCCGAGCTATCCAGCAAAAATgcagacattattattacacagtattcttatagcgctgatatattacacagcactgtacaaagtccataaacatatcactagctgtccctcaaaggagctcacaatctaatgtccctaccatagtcaaatatttttaatacagtctaaggtcaattttgggggaaagccaattaacctaactgcttgttattggaatgtgggaggaaaccggagtaccgggaggaaacccacacaaacacagagagaatctgaaaactccatgcagattatgtcctggacgagattcgaagctgggatccagcgctgcaaagggcagagtgctaacgtCTCAGATCTGCAGATCTCTACAGATTGATTCATTTACATCTTTTCTCTCCCCAGCAGCTGTCCCGTGTGGAAATCATCCAGTTTGATCGATCAAGTGCCGGCACATGGGTCAGCAGCTGAACAAATATTTGGTTTCCCAGCAGATGTGGATAGCTCAGACTTTTTGCTGAATATTGATTGAAAGTGCAAAGATCATGTATGATTGGAACTCTAATTACTttctattaaagaaatatttctaAATTGAGTGGGAAATGCAATCAGATTGGTTGGTCAAGCAAAAATATAGTAAAGTGTGTACTAAGCCTTAGGTTTCCATAAACTGGGCATTAAGTCCCAAAAGCCTTGTGCTGGTTATAGGTGGCACTTACCTAGTAGGAGGGCGATGCTGCTCATGATGATGATCAGGGCAGTAAGACTGATTCCGGCTCCAGAGCTGAAGAGAGTCGCTGCACTGCCGCTGCAAATGCCCACCACGTCACACTGACACACAGTCACATTCAGCACATGTAACTGTGCCAGGGGAGGATCTCCAGAGTCGGACACCAGCAAGGGCAATGGGTAGAGGCCTGGTTCTACCTCGGTCAGCAGTTCCAGCATGGCATGGGTATCTGGAGGGTATCAGAATAAGATGGTGAGAAACATGTATGCCATAGGTGCTGGCCTATTGATGTAAAACTGTCCTGGTAACCCCAGGACCCCCTTGGGTTTACCAGTACAGTAAAACTCCACTAAAACACCATTTTtacctaaagttcagctttaggcataattatgctttttaaaaaacagaacaaagcaaCGTTTATGTTTCCTGCTCTCTCACCATTGAGGTCATTTAAACTCCAGTTCAGGGTCCACACCCTGGAGGACTCATCGAGCTGGAAGTGGAACGGGTAGGCTTGGGGTGGCAGATCTTCATCGATGGCACTTAGTAGGATGCCCTGACCCAGAGCTGGGTTACTGCACACCTCCACGGATTGCTGCTGTAATACCGGAGCGTGGTCATTCAGctccatcacctctatggacagtgtgcCCGTGGCGCTCAGTGGGGGTACAGCTATggaacagaaataataataaaaaatctgtcaGACCTCATGTCTTTACAAATACTGATCCTTTCAATCATTTAAATATTCTATTACAATCttgtgaatacatttattattttcaaagctTTCCATCATTTTTTAAGATGATGAAAACAAAGATCAAAGCAATTAAAAGGGTGGGGAAATTGTGATTGTTCCTTTGGCCTGTATGGGGCAGGTAATTGTTTCTGAAATGATCCATTTGAATGTTTGGCTATTTTTGTGGTCATATAATAAGagaagtgtgttccccttactagagttttacagtgaGGGTTGAGCTACCTCTTTAATTAGTCTAGattgaacattcaaatcaaaggagggaaagacAGAGGTTTGGGGCttgcagatagttttgagaaacaaaattgttgtatttaaacacatttagtgaagtaaacaagttcagacagatctataccacataactgtttgacacttcacagtaaatgggtaacattgtacacacgtatattcaaggaatacaaaaaagggtgatgaagaagacCGTGCTCaaagtgtaatgaatccaatgcgtttcgccacgaatgggcttcctcagggatatgatattTGTGGTCAACAAGATGACACTAAGGGATAAGATGTAGCGTCaactattgtgactgctgtgctcttttggtaattggccactaggtggcagaatgagccttaatattattattattacacagtatttatatagcaccgacacattgcccagcgctgtacaaagcccatagtcatgttactggctgtccctcaaaggagctcctTAATATAatatagccatatgtctttattacagtctactgtcaattatggggggaagccaattaaactaactgcatgttattggaatgtggaaggaacgCACACAAACATGGGCAGAACCTGTATTaatgtcctggttgagattcgaacttggaacctagcactgcaaaggccagagtgctaaccttcgAGAGACCATGCAGTGCATTGAAACGAGCAACCCATAGAGATTTAAACGGCTGTGAGTGAAAATACAGCCAATTGAtgggtgaataatttataaatgcagcGCTCAGAGTTATTGGATCAGTTTAGGCAAAGTTAATATTTGTGCTACGACAAATGATTCCTTGAGATTAAGCAGTTTGTGCAGGTTTTGCTATTCGAATGAATTCCAAACACAGAGCAGTACAATGATGATGCTGCGGGGATCATAGAGTACATTATGATGGAATGCAAAGAACACTAATTCCTTTGTTGGGTCCTTTTATGTGTTCATCCATTTGGCATAATAGGAACTTTCCCAGAGAGTACCACAGCCATGATGATCATGTTCTAgagtcactggccctgatttactaaagctctccaaggctggagagaatacactttgatcagtgaagctggatgatccagaaaacctggaatggattccttaaaatcatttgctagcaaatgttttgactcctggaccagatccagtccaagtttgctggatcacccagcttcactgtgtattcaaagtgtattctctccagagccttggagagctttattaaatcagggccactctCTCTACTGTTTTGGGACTTACCCAAGAGGCCATTCGGTGATTATAGTTCTCTATTCACAGCTAAGGTATGAGAGATGCTTAATGCCCCAATTAAACAGTCAAGCAGGGATGGATTGCTTGCAAGGTTAGGTGCTTTATAGATGGTCAAACCTTCAACCACCAATGATTTCAGATAAGGGTTAGGACCCCACATAGACCCCCCATAATATAACTCTTCCTGGATAATTAATTCAGGATTACCATCAGTGAGATAATGATATCATACAAAGGGTACAGGTGTGTGTTATGGATTTCTCACCATTGTCGGTGGCTCTGATCAGTGCTGTGTACCACCCTCCCTGCAGGAAGGGGGATTTGGGATCCATAGTGTAGGTGGTCCATATCTTTCCAGTCTGAGCATCCAAGAGCAGCCAGTTTGCCGGGTCAGAGACCAAAGAGTAACTGAAAAAGGAatacattgttatttattaatagaCAGCTTTgtcataaatataaaagttacaaGAAACTTCAGGATGAAAACCACCAAGGTAAGTTACTTTTTTCAACCCAAACTTCTGGGAAGAAAAGGAATCTCACACATTCTAGGTTCAGGAATTAAAAACTAAGATCCACTAATGAAGGCGGTGCACTTCCAGCTACAGGAGTGTGCCTAGGCAATATTTGTAATAGATTAGACATTAGAATCAATACAAACATCGAGCTTTCCTGTTCTGTGTGAGATTTATTGTCAGTATATTGGGGAGGGTCGGCCAAAGCACATTTGTGACAGTGGGAGAGGTGCTAGAACATCTGCTGGATTTTTATTTGTGCCTGTATATACTATTAGAGAGATCTGACCTCACTTGTAACAACACAGGAAGTCAGAGAAATCTATTTAACAGGGACAGAATCAGAAATTACACTCTGATATAAACATGTGCCATCATTGTTCTAATAGAAGGATCACCTTGGAGTGAGGAAACCAGAGAAGGGATTTTACCAAagccaaaaatattaatatataattgggCTTTTGAGCAAACCTGTGCTTTCTAAATATCCTAATATATGTAAAATCCCAGatcccccctttttttctgtgtttatgtTCACTGTTCTGTGTATGGAGAGCATGTGTCTCTCTCCCTTCCCACAATATAGTGCTCGGTGCATGTGCCGCTATGTAGTAGTGTTGTCACATAAAGGAAGGCAGAATCCTAAGCTTCTGTAAACTATGAGTAGATTGATTTAATGGGGGAAATAATGGATAATGGAGAAAAAGTGGGCTGGTAGGAAGGTAGGAGAAGAATGGTACATAAAAGTTGCTTCTGGAGATTCTGGTAGCAATAGAACTCCATGCTGCATTTTGGCATTTGCTTTCAGCCTGTTGAATGAAATCCTTTTGTTAGCACAGCAAGGTCTATCACATAGGCCGCTCATTGGCCAACTGAAAGTATGAGACCCATCTGGATGACAACCCTGCTGTTTATTGAGAGACAGTACctcagtgttgtcagcctacaacaACAACATGATCTGCTTAAGCACAATGGCAGACATAATAATAAGATTTGAAGTTTACATAGACTTTGATGATCTCAGCCTAAAAGTTTAGGAAGTCATATTGTATTTTATGCCGCTCATGTTACAGCAATATCCTGTTTTTCATTACATGGTGTAACTAACTTCAGACACAAtgggccatgatttattaaagtcctccaaggctgaataggatacacttttatcagtgaacctgggtgatccagcaaagccttggagagctttattatatcaggcccaagGAGTAATAGAGCCAATATAGGAGATAATATCTTACCGGATGTCCTGTGCCAGGCCATTGTCTGGATCTACAGCCATATataccgcaacctcactgcccgGGGGGCTCCCCTCTTTTATTCTTGCCATCATGGGGTTATCCAGGAAGACAGGGGGCTCATTTATATTGTTCACGATCACAGTGACGTGTGCTTTTGAGCGTGAAGTGCGGGGAACGTAGGGAAGGAGCTGAGCCTCATTCTCCACGGACAGGGTCAGGTTGTACATAGCTATGTCCTCGTGATCTAGAGGCTGGAGAAAAAagggcgagagagagagagagagagagggaggggggagagagagggagagaggagagagagggagagagagagagaggtgttTTACTGAGTTTTGTAATActgttaaatgtaataaaatacacgTTCGCCTTTGATTGGGTGAAATGGTCCGGAACACATGGCTTGTTCTTGCTGCAACAGTCACCTCCTTTGAAGAGCTGTGCAGCTATGGACTCAGAGATCTCAGTTCTCTGAATGATGTCCACCATGGGAGGGTGAAGGTACTGATGGGCGGGAGAGTGGAGGGTGATGTTGAGCTTTTAGAACTTGTCATAAGTTTGCTTTACATTATATAGTGTCAGAGGCTTTTACTTACCaaccttgcattcccctgctgcccCAGAGGAATACTTCCTTCAGGCATATCAGAGTATGTGATATGCTGTATTACAATACCAAGGCAATGGTGTTGTCATGTGTAGACCCTGCATAACCCAAATTGGAGTCTAATGGACTATGGAGAAGTTCAGCATTCCATCAGCAGGTGCAGGAGGGGAGACAGGTGAATGCTTCTGCCACTCTTTCctataaagcagacctattaccgGTACTCAGTAGGAGTTTATACTAAAATAACTGAAGTAgaaccacttacctttctgacctggtaaaaaaaaaaaccccagccgctctcttcgctcctccaatgacctactaatgacttcctcactcataacctcatcacacgggatggatacaagacttctcaagagttgccccaactctctggaatggtcttcctcatcctattcagcttgctcctattttctgctcatttaaaagaacactcaaaacccattttttcaaacttgccttcccgtcttcttctgtcttttgaaaccatcacaacttcccaccactacaattctctcatcctattgtgtgtaaattcccccacctactagattgtaagctcttcggggcagggtcctctcctcctgtatcactgtctgtattagtctgtcatttgcaacccttatttaatgtacagcgctgcgtaatatgttggcgctatgtaaatactgtttattaataataatattaataataataataataataataataataataataatagaactcCAGCAAAATCTATTTGAATATAGTGAGGAAGGGATTACTGAAACAAATGTCCTGTCCACAACTTTCTGTCCTTTAAATGTCACAAGGACAAATAAGTTAGGGTAAGTGTAGGCAATGGAGAAAGAAAAGCATAACCTAGGTTCTAACCCATCACACTCCATAAAAATCcttataattaaaatgattattatgtTATAAAACAAGAAGTGTGTATCTGCTTTGCTTCTTCTGAACATTTGTAGGTACTGCATAACAAGTGAAGTCATAGGCTAGAAATGCAGCTGTTTCTGTGTGTCTTGCATGGATGTTACACGTGTGGAAGATGGATTTTACATATGTCATTCAGGATATAAAATTCTGCATCTGTGGAATGGAGTGGGAGGaatggagagtttttttttcaaatatggtgTAGCCACATTGGCGAGACTTGTTCTTTGCACATTGTAGACATTTTATGTTCCGCAATTGTCTGAGTTGTTAGAAgccaatttaaagctgaaatctaggtGGACAGATAAGTACCCCGTAGAAATATACACAGTGCATCTGAACAGTCTTTTCTGACACTGTTGTAGTTGATACACCACTGCCAGAGAACACATAGGACGGTGACACCACTTACTCTGTTAGAGTTATGGAATACAGTGGGGCCCCTTACCAATCTCCTAACCCAAAGCCACAGCTGATTGGCCAAAGAACAAGCTATACACTAATGAGCTATTAACTTTATTCACTATGTTCTCACCTGTTCATCAGCAAATTTCATTGCAGTAAGCACGGCAAGGTCCCAATGCTAAGCTGCCATCCTGTTGTGCTATGCCCGGTgtatttattgaagctctttGATATGTAATAACACAGAAGAGTCCTAACTGCTGCACTTCTCCTGGCTCAGGTATATTGGAGCTCCATGCCCATTTTGTGATTCAGGACAGTCATGGAACAGACAAAGGTGCCCTGATAATATCAAGCCATTTGCATGCTATTTGTAGAAGGGGAAGTGTGGTCACCCTTAAGTTTAGATACTGTGCTTACCTTAACAACAGACAGGATGCCCTCATTGGTCTGGGGGTCTGTACGGATTGAGAAAGCGCCCTGGGGGTCTCCAGCAGTAATAGAGAATCGCACCAGCCAGTTGGGGGAGCCACGCAGGTCTCGGTCTGTTACACTCACTCTACCAATATCCACGCTGCTAGTCTGTTCAGGAACTTCCAAGATGAACTGCAAACACAATGGAGATAATGATTTTCATGTAAGGATGCTTCCACTGCTGA
The genomic region above belongs to Pyxicephalus adspersus chromosome 9, UCB_Pads_2.0, whole genome shotgun sequence and contains:
- the CDH15 gene encoding cadherin-15 isoform X2 — encoded protein: MEGLLAMCFLVPIWCQVIGSASQQELTQDVPLLYPWGRNMAGMQRFRRAWVIPTISVSENMKNIPTQVVQIKSDKQYFGSVIYSIKGPGVDEEPKGFFNINKTTGIVYLNAVLDREKIERFKLRAFALDSDGVPLEDPTDLEIVVLDQNDNRPVFSQSVFKGYILENAIPGTLVMRVIATDADDPSTDNAQLKYSIIKQESPEMFSINQDTGEIRTVQVGLDRELVGSYNLTVQVADMQGEGLANTARVVISIGDLNDNAPEFTQSEFILEVPEQTSSVDIGRVSVTDRDLRGSPNWLVRFSITAGDPQGAFSIRTDPQTNEGILSVVKPLDHEDIAMYNLTLSVENEAQLLPYVPRTSRSKAHVTVIVNNINEPPVFLDNPMMARIKEGSPPGSEVAVYMAVDPDNGLAQDIRYSLVSDPANWLLLDAQTGKIWTTYTMDPKSPFLQGGWYTALIRATDNAVPPLSATGTLSIEVMELNDHAPVLQQQSVEVCSNPALGQGILLSAIDEDLPPQAYPFHFQLDESSRVWTLNWSLNDLNDTHAMLELLTEVEPGLYPLPLLVSDSGDPPLAQLHVLNVTVCQCDVVGICSGSAATLFSSGAGISLTALIIIMSSIALLLVLILLLLMYRCTSRSAANKGLLSESEDDVRDNVFNYNEQGGGEEDQDAFDMNRLRNPSMPVPPSPRLKPPIRRDAPYSQTLPRYPRRPTDRPSDIADFIDDGLRTADSDPSVPPYDTALIYDYEGEGSVAGTLSSILSSESDDDQDYDYLQEWGPRFRRLADLYGKE
- the CDH15 gene encoding cadherin-15 isoform X1, which gives rise to MPNQQYSGRVQSMFSGSSRLAGQVIGSASQQELTQDVPLLYPWGRNMAGMQRFRRAWVIPTISVSENMKNIPTQVVQIKSDKQYFGSVIYSIKGPGVDEEPKGFFNINKTTGIVYLNAVLDREKIERFKLRAFALDSDGVPLEDPTDLEIVVLDQNDNRPVFSQSVFKGYILENAIPGTLVMRVIATDADDPSTDNAQLKYSIIKQESPEMFSINQDTGEIRTVQVGLDRELVGSYNLTVQVADMQGEGLANTARVVISIGDLNDNAPEFTQSEFILEVPEQTSSVDIGRVSVTDRDLRGSPNWLVRFSITAGDPQGAFSIRTDPQTNEGILSVVKPLDHEDIAMYNLTLSVENEAQLLPYVPRTSRSKAHVTVIVNNINEPPVFLDNPMMARIKEGSPPGSEVAVYMAVDPDNGLAQDIRYSLVSDPANWLLLDAQTGKIWTTYTMDPKSPFLQGGWYTALIRATDNAVPPLSATGTLSIEVMELNDHAPVLQQQSVEVCSNPALGQGILLSAIDEDLPPQAYPFHFQLDESSRVWTLNWSLNDLNDTHAMLELLTEVEPGLYPLPLLVSDSGDPPLAQLHVLNVTVCQCDVVGICSGSAATLFSSGAGISLTALIIIMSSIALLLVLILLLLMYRCTSRSAANKGLLSESEDDVRDNVFNYNEQGGGEEDQDAFDMNRLRNPSMPVPPSPRLKPPIRRDAPYSQTLPRYPRRPTDRPSDIADFIDDGLRTADSDPSVPPYDTALIYDYEGEGSVAGTLSSILSSESDDDQDYDYLQEWGPRFRRLADLYGKE